The genomic window TTTTTGAAACTAATGACGAAAACCGAAAGAAAGAAATCATAAAGGACTCTGTATCTCAGGTCATTCAGTCGAGAATATTAATGACAATTTATAAAGTAAAAGACAAAAGCATCATCACATTTGGCGATACTGGCTATATTGTTTACAAAGATGATAAAATACCACAAGATTTTAGCTGGCAAATAGTTGGAGTTGAATTGGATAAAAAAATGCGAGATAATGCTGCTTTAATTAAAGCCGTTTTAACAGATTCAAATATTAATGTCATAACAAAAGGCATTGAAGTTCTAGCAAAAACAAGCAACCCTATAAGCGGTGCTGTTGTTGAACTTTCTAAATTGGTTGTTGGAGCAATTTTAGACATAGCAAAAAACAAGAAAGACGACCAAGTCGGTTATTATTTAAGCTCTTTTATAGAAAAATTAGATTACCCTAATGGAATTAGAGACAAACAAGATGTGCCAGATTTAACAGGTAATATGTTTGTTGATTATTCAATCTTCGGATATCTAGATTATGCAACAAAAGGAGTTGAAGCGCAAAAAAGCTAGTTTCTCCACTTCGTATTAGCTCAATTATAAAAAACTCTTTTTTTTTACACAAAACAACAAATTATACTCGCCTAAACTTTGATTTCGGAAATTTTCATAAACACAAAAGACAGTAGAATTTTCAAATCACTTTGATTAGGAGGAATCAAAAAAACAAGAGAAGCTAAAAGCGCTTATCATAATTTTTTCTTCAAAAAAACGTTATAAAATCCTGTAATCTAAGCATTACAGGATTTTTTATTTGCAATTTATTTTTTTTATTACATTTGAATGCCTTATTAATCTAATCCAAAACAAAACCCATTATGAAAAAAACTGCTATTTTATTAACCGCTATTTGTGCAACAGCACTTTTATACGTTTCTTGTTCAAGTGACAATCATGAAGATACCGTTTCAACAAGCCTTACAGGTATTGGGGCTTCAGTTGCTGTTGACACTTCAAACGAAATGGATCTTAACACTGGTCTTTTAATCAGCACAAGCACCTCAACGACAGGAAAAACCGCTGAAACAGCTCCTGGAATTTGCGCAACAATTACCATTACTACACCAAACGGAACAGATTATCCTAAAGTCTTTTTAGCCGATTTTGGAACAGCGGGATGCACAGACGGAAATAATCTTCTACGAAAAGGAAAACTAAAAGTAACTCTTTCAGGACCAATTACTACAACAGGAAGTAAAATGACAATTGAAAGAATTGACTACTCTATAAAAGGTATCAAACTAGAAGGAACGATTGAATATACCAATACTACCACCACTCCTACTATACCGCAATGGACCAGAAAAGTAACTAATGGTAAATTAACTGATCTACAGGGCGGAGTTTATACTAATTCTGGAATTTACACTACTAAACAAACAGCGGGTGTAGATACGCCTTTTGTTTTATCTGATAATGTATACGAAGTTACAGAAGGAACCCATACAGTAACTGCTTCAAATGGAGAAACACTTACTTTGACTGTAAAGGAACCGCTTATTAAAAAATATTCATGTCTATTTATTTCTAAAGGACAATTAAAAGTTCAAGGAGGCATTTTAAACGGTGTGATCGATTACGGAAATAACGACTGTGATGCAATTTATACGTATACGCACGAGAACGGCTCTTCATTCAATTTATCGATGTAAGACCTTTTCCTGCATGATTTTAAAATCCCAATTTAGAAATAGATTGGGATTATTTTTTTTTATAAAAATAAAACAGCCATCTCTTTACATTTAAACTATTTTCTTTATTTTGCACCAAAATCTCAAAAACCAATGAAAAAAACATTAATTGCTTTTGTTACTCTTGCAGTATTAGCATCTTGCAGCAAAAAAGAAACAGCTGCTGATAATTTACACATCACAGGAAACATTAAAGGTTTAAAAACCGGAACTTTATATATCCAAAGAGTTGTTGACACTTCACTTGTTGCTATTGATAGTATTAAAATTGATGGAAATTCAGCTTTTGAAAGGGACATTAAATTAGAATCTCCTGAAATGTTATATTTATATTTAGATCGAGGTGTAACAAATTCATTAGACAATAATATTTTATTCTTTGCTGAACCGGGAAATATTAATATTGATACCAATTTGGATAACTTCATCGCTGGCGCAAAAATTACTGGATCTAAAAACCAAGAATTATACGAAGAATATCAAAAAATAAATACTCGTTTTAGAGATGAAAACCTTTCAATGGTTGAATCAAAATTTAAAGCATTAAAGAGAAAAGATCAGAAAGCAATTGACAGTATTGACGCCAAACAACAGTCAAACATCAAAAGAAAATATTTATACGCTACAAACTTTGCCATCAACAATAAAGATCACGAAGTAGCACCTTATATTGCTTTAGCAGAGATTTATGATATCAATTTGAAGTTTCTTGATACGATTCAAAAATCAATGACTCCAAAAGTAGCTCAATCACTTTATGGAAAAAAATTGACAAAGTATGTTGCTGAAATTAAGAAAAGCGAGCAACCTAACTAACTTAATTACATAAAAAACAATAAGTTACAACTAAAAAATACATTTTTTTCCGTCTTCTCATAAATCCTGTTTTTAAAAGAACAGGATTTTTTTATGCCCTTTTTTTTACAATCGATCTTTATTTTCATAAATACCTGACAATTAAACAATTAAAAGTTAAATTGTCAGAATACACATATATATTATATTGATTTGTAATAACTTAGCCTTAAACTAAAAAACTACATTTATGGAAAATTTAATCAGCAACATCAGTCGACCTAAGTATGATTATATTGATTCGTCTGTTTTTCACAAATTAGAATCTTATAATCCAAAACATTCTCAAGCAGAAAAAATTCCAGACCAAGAACCTTACACTTTAAATGGTCAAAAATTACGTCTAAATTTTATTCGCAGCCAATTAAACTTAGACCTAGATTTTCTTTCTGGAGAAAAGGTATTCACTAACAACGAAAGTCTTAAAGGCAACATAGAAAATTACATCGGAATGAGCCAGATTCCTACCGGAATTATTGGGCCATTAGTAATAAACGGAAGCCTCGCCCAAGGCCCTTTCTACGTTCCTCTCGCCACAACCGAAGGCGCATTATTAGCCTCTTACAATAGAGGTGCAAAAGCCTGTAGAGAATCTGGCCCTATAACTGTTGTCACACTTCAGGAAGGCGTGCAGAGAACCCCAACCTTTAAGTTTAAAACCGTTATTGAACTAGGTAAATTTGTCTCATGGGTTTTAGATCACACCGAAACCTTTTCTGCACTAACTAGAGAAACCAGCAATTATGCCATTTTAAATGACATAGGCATTAATATCGAAGGAAACATTCTAATCTTAAAATTTGAATTTACTTCAGGCGATGCTTCGGGTCAAAACATGGTAACAATTTGTTCGGATAGAATATGCCAATATATTTTGGAAAACTGCCCAATAAAACCTGTTTTCTGGACTATTGAAGGTAATTTTTCTGGCGACAAAAAAATAAGCCCCTTAAATACCAGAGTTCGCGGAAAAAAAGTTACTGCAGAAATCGTATTGAAAAAAGAGGTCATTAAATCGGTTTTAAAGACAACTCCGGCATTATTGCACGAACAATGGAGAATATGCGTTTCTGGAGCAAAAAAAGCAGGTGTAGTGGGCGGCGGAATGCATCCTTCTAATGGACTTGCAGCTTTGTTTATTGCCTGCGGACAAGATGTCGCCTGTACAGGTGAAGCTTCTGTTGCTGTAACGCGAATGGAAATCACTGAAGATGACGACATTTATTTTGCCATTACAATGTCAAATATGATTGTAGGTACGGTTGGCGGCGGAACTTCATTTCCGACTCAAAGAGAGTGTCTTGAGCTGTTGGACTGTTACGGAGCCGGAAAGAGTGGCAAATTTGCTGAAATCGCAATTGCCGTCTGCTTAACTGGTGAGCTTTCAATTTTGGCAGCAATGTCATCAGGACAATTTACGGCTGCACACCAAACACTGGGAAGATAAATTAATTAAATCCTAAAATTCAAATTCCAAATTCCAAATTCCAATTCTTAACTCGAACTGAAATTTGGAATTTTTTATTTTTATCATCTTTGTCAAAGTTCAAACTTTGACAAAGATGATAATTTGGAATTTTAAGTATTGGAATTTGTCAAGATTTGGAATTTGTCAAGATTTGGAATTTGTCAAGATTTGGAATTTGGAATTTTAAATATTGGAATTTATTTTTTTTTGAACAAAAAAAAAACCACCACATTTCTGTGATGGTTTTTGAGCCGATAGAGGGACTCGAACCCACGACCTGCTGATTACAAATCAGCTGCTCTAGCCAGCTGAGCTACATCGGCCTATTTTGCGAGTGCAAAGATATAAATGTTTTTTAATATTCCAAAAAAAATTTCACACCTCTCTCTATAATTAAAAAAACCACCACATTTCTGTGATGGTTTCCGTTTTTTTGAGCCGATAGAGGGACTCGAACCCACGACCTGCTGATTACAAATCAGCTGCTCTAGCCAGCTGAGCTACATCGGCGTCATTACGGGTGCAAATATAAAGCGGTTTTTCAATTTCCCAAAATATTTTTGCACTTTTTTACACTTTTTTTTGCTTAAAGCGCGTTGATTTTTTCAATCAATTGATTAGCAGTTTGTTCTAATTCAACATTGATTTGTTTGAAGTGTGCTTTTTTATTTTCAACGTTCTTAGCGTTCACTTTTGTAATCAAAGTATCGAATGCAGCGATAGCTTCATCGATTAAAGCATTCGTTTCTGGAGTAGGATTTCCTGTTGTAGACATCTCAAACAAGTAAACTGCCTCAATAATATCTCCTAATACAAAATTGATGTCTTTCTTTAAATTTTTAACGTTTGCCATTTTTATTATAATTTTAATTTGCGTTTGCAAAAGTACATATTATCTTTAGAATAAGTGTTAAGAAATGTAAATTTCTAAAATTGAAGCTTTTCCACTCAAATTAAATGCTTTTATTGCAGCTGGCACCAAAACGGTATCTCCTTTTTTGTAAGCCTGCTTGAATCCGTCATATTCGATTTCGAAGCTTCCTTCAATACACATATAAACTGTAAATGTTTCTCCAGATTTCGAAACTGTTACTTTATCTTCTAATGGAATAAAATTTGTCGTGAAATAAGGACAATCTACAACAACATTTGATGTATTAGTTTTTGAATCGTATTTCTTTTGTGTATCAACTTTATTGTAGTTTATAGCATCTAAAGCTAAATCTACATGTAATTCTCTTTTGTTTCCTTGAGCATCTACACGGTCAAAATCATATAATCTATACGTAATATCAGATGTCTGCTGAATTTCTGCAACTACCAATCCTGCTCCAATTGCATGAACAGTTCCAGTTTCTAAGAAAAAGACATCTCCTGATTTTGCTTTCACATCATCTAAGATCGAAACCAAGGTATTGTCGTGCAAATGTTTCAAATATTCTTCTTTACTAGAATCTTCTTTAAAACCAACAATAATCCTAGCATCTGCATCAGCTTGCATTACGTACCACATTTCAGTTTTACCAAATGAATTGTGACGTTCCTTTGCCAATTTATCGTTTGGATGCACCTGAATAGAAAGATCTTCTCTTGCATCTAGATATTTAAAAAGAAGCGGAAATTGTTTTCCAAATCTTTCATAAACTTTAGTTCCTAAAATAGCGTCTGGTGTTTCATCGATTAAATCCATTAAAGATTTTCCTTTTAAAACTCCATTTGCAACCACACTTACATCTCCTTGTACAGTAGATAATTCCCAGCTTTCGCCCGTAATTTTAGAAACGATTGGTTTGTTTAGAATTGTTTTTAATTTTTCTCCTCCCCAGATTCTTTCTTTCAAAATCGGTTCAAATTGCAAAGGGTATAAATTTTGACTCATGTTTTTTAGGCTAATATATTTGTTTAATTAATTCTATTCTGATACTATTTTGGTTTTCTATGATACTAATTCCTGTACGGCTTCTAAGGCTTTTGGTATATGTTTAGCAGCATTTGCGCTATCAAATATCGAAATCACCAGTCCATTTTTATCAATTATATAGGTAATGCGTCCTGGAAGAAGTCCAAATAAAATATTACGAACACCAAAAAGTTTTCTTAATCTTTTATCCTGATCTGAAAGCAAAATAAAAGGTAATTTATGTTTAACAGCAAATTTATGATGTGACTTTACACTATCGCTGCTAATACCAATTACCTCAGCCCCCAAATCCTTAAAATCCTCATATTGATCCCGAAAACTGCAAGCTTCGGTTGTACATCCTGGCGTATTATCTTTTGGGTAAAAATAAATCACCAGCGGCTTTCTTCCTAAAACGCTTTGGCTTTCAAAAAGTTCACCATTGTTGTCTTTCGCAGTAAAATTCGGAACTATATCTCCTATTTTTAATGACATTTTTTATTCTCCTTTATAAGTTACAAAATTTCGGTCCGTTTCGTTCAGCACAACTTCAAGATCAAAGTCAGTGTGAATTCGTTGTCTAATTTTATTCCATATCACAACAGCAATATTTTCTGCGGTCGGATTCAAATCTGCAAATTCTGGAACATCCAGATTAAGATTTTTGTGATCAAACGGAATTTCTACTTCTTCTCGTATAATATCCGCTAATACTTTCACATCGAGAACAAAACCAGTTTCCGGGTCAATCTTTCCTGTAACACTTACTGTTAAACCATAATTGTGACCATGAAAGTTAGGATTATTGCATTTTCCAAAAACAGCATCGTTTTTTTCAAACGACCAATCCTTTCGATGCAGTCGATGTGCAGCATTAAAATGTGCTTTTCTTGATATGGTTACTCTCATTTATGTTTTTGGTTAGTTTGGCTATAATTTATGGTCTTCTAGATAATGATCAAATTCGTCAAAAATTATCTTAAACCATACGGTATAAATTTCAGGCTGTTTTTCAATATCTGCTTTAACATCTTCAATACTCATCCATTTCCAGTCTTCAACTTC from Flavobacterium sp. KACC 22763 includes these protein-coding regions:
- a CDS encoding DUF4369 domain-containing protein — its product is MKKTLIAFVTLAVLASCSKKETAADNLHITGNIKGLKTGTLYIQRVVDTSLVAIDSIKIDGNSAFERDIKLESPEMLYLYLDRGVTNSLDNNILFFAEPGNINIDTNLDNFIAGAKITGSKNQELYEEYQKINTRFRDENLSMVESKFKALKRKDQKAIDSIDAKQQSNIKRKYLYATNFAINNKDHEVAPYIALAEIYDINLKFLDTIQKSMTPKVAQSLYGKKLTKYVAEIKKSEQPN
- a CDS encoding hydroxymethylglutaryl-CoA reductase translates to MENLISNISRPKYDYIDSSVFHKLESYNPKHSQAEKIPDQEPYTLNGQKLRLNFIRSQLNLDLDFLSGEKVFTNNESLKGNIENYIGMSQIPTGIIGPLVINGSLAQGPFYVPLATTEGALLASYNRGAKACRESGPITVVTLQEGVQRTPTFKFKTVIELGKFVSWVLDHTETFSALTRETSNYAILNDIGINIEGNILILKFEFTSGDASGQNMVTICSDRICQYILENCPIKPVFWTIEGNFSGDKKISPLNTRVRGKKVTAEIVLKKEVIKSVLKTTPALLHEQWRICVSGAKKAGVVGGGMHPSNGLAALFIACGQDVACTGEASVAVTRMEITEDDDIYFAITMSNMIVGTVGGGTSFPTQRECLELLDCYGAGKSGKFAEIAIAVCLTGELSILAAMSSGQFTAAHQTLGR
- a CDS encoding type I phosphomannose isomerase catalytic subunit, which translates into the protein MSQNLYPLQFEPILKERIWGGEKLKTILNKPIVSKITGESWELSTVQGDVSVVANGVLKGKSLMDLIDETPDAILGTKVYERFGKQFPLLFKYLDAREDLSIQVHPNDKLAKERHNSFGKTEMWYVMQADADARIIVGFKEDSSKEEYLKHLHDNTLVSILDDVKAKSGDVFFLETGTVHAIGAGLVVAEIQQTSDITYRLYDFDRVDAQGNKRELHVDLALDAINYNKVDTQKKYDSKTNTSNVVVDCPYFTTNFIPLEDKVTVSKSGETFTVYMCIEGSFEIEYDGFKQAYKKGDTVLVPAAIKAFNLSGKASILEIYIS
- a CDS encoding peroxiredoxin, whose product is MSLKIGDIVPNFTAKDNNGELFESQSVLGRKPLVIYFYPKDNTPGCTTEACSFRDQYEDFKDLGAEVIGISSDSVKSHHKFAVKHKLPFILLSDQDKRLRKLFGVRNILFGLLPGRITYIIDKNGLVISIFDSANAAKHIPKALEAVQELVS
- a CDS encoding 6-carboxytetrahydropterin synthase, whose amino-acid sequence is MRVTISRKAHFNAAHRLHRKDWSFEKNDAVFGKCNNPNFHGHNYGLTVSVTGKIDPETGFVLDVKVLADIIREEVEIPFDHKNLNLDVPEFADLNPTAENIAVVIWNKIRQRIHTDFDLEVVLNETDRNFVTYKGE